In Acidobacteriota bacterium, a single genomic region encodes these proteins:
- a CDS encoding slipin family protein: MLLIRRFKIQTHERGLLFRDGVAEAVLEPGVHWMFDPLRRVRVETVSVREVAFRHADLAVFHRRGLLKGSALVLDLVDSQRALIWVDGRFHGILRPGLHAFWTVFHEVRSEVVEVGDGRFEHPQLTTILNAPGSAKVLESAQVEAGTAALLYRQGRFLERLEPGRYALWRDAGLLRVLHVDLRAQTADVAGQEIMTADKVTLRLNAAVTYRVEDPRRFAEASNDGHQGLYRETQLALRSIVGTRTLDQLLDDREALAGEVEEVLRPKITSLGLELVAFGIRDLILPGEMRVLMNRVTEARKAAEANLIARREETAAMRSQANTARIFESNPMLMKLRELEVLEKVADRANLSVVLGETGLSERVLKMI, encoded by the coding sequence ATGTTGCTGATTCGTCGGTTCAAGATTCAAACCCACGAGCGGGGCCTCCTGTTCCGCGACGGGGTTGCCGAAGCGGTGCTGGAGCCGGGTGTTCATTGGATGTTCGATCCGCTGCGTCGGGTGCGGGTGGAGACGGTCTCCGTCCGTGAGGTGGCCTTCCGCCACGCTGACCTCGCGGTCTTCCATCGTCGGGGCCTGTTGAAGGGCTCGGCGTTGGTGCTTGACCTGGTGGACAGCCAGCGGGCGTTGATCTGGGTGGACGGCCGTTTCCACGGCATCCTCCGTCCCGGTCTCCACGCCTTCTGGACCGTCTTCCACGAGGTGCGCTCCGAGGTAGTGGAGGTCGGGGACGGGCGCTTCGAGCACCCGCAGCTGACCACCATTCTCAACGCTCCCGGCTCCGCGAAGGTCCTGGAGTCGGCCCAGGTGGAAGCCGGTACCGCCGCGCTGCTCTACCGGCAGGGGCGGTTCCTCGAGCGCCTGGAGCCCGGCCGCTACGCGCTGTGGCGGGACGCCGGTCTCCTGCGGGTGCTGCACGTCGACCTGCGGGCCCAGACCGCCGACGTCGCCGGTCAGGAAATCATGACCGCCGACAAGGTGACCCTGCGGCTCAACGCCGCGGTGACCTACCGGGTCGAGGACCCCCGGCGTTTCGCCGAGGCGTCCAACGACGGTCATCAGGGGCTGTACCGTGAAACGCAGCTGGCGCTGCGCTCCATCGTCGGTACCCGCACTCTGGACCAGCTGCTCGACGACCGGGAGGCTCTGGCTGGGGAGGTGGAGGAGGTGCTACGGCCTAAGATCACCTCCCTCGGTCTGGAGCTGGTGGCCTTCGGTATCCGCGATCTGATCCTGCCGGGTGAGATGCGGGTGCTGATGAACCGGGTCACCGAGGCCCGCAAGGCCGCGGAGGCGAACCTCATCGCCCGGCGCGAAGAGACCGCCGCCATGCGCTCCCAGGCCAACACCGCCCGGATCTTCGAATCCAATCCCATGCTCATGAAGCTGCGGGAGCTCGAGGTCCTGGAAAAGGTGGCCGACCGCGCCAACCTCAGCGTCGTCCTCGGCGAGACTGGTCTCTCCGAGCGCGTGCTGAAGATGATCTGA